Proteins from a genomic interval of Xanthomonas sp. AM6:
- a CDS encoding type I restriction endonuclease: MDFVDQLRLLAARIVSTRAMIQTEEATKNAMVMPLIQILGYNVFDPLEVTPEIVADIGTKKGEKVDYAILRDGKPIILFECKKAGGDLSINHAGQLFRYFHVTEARFGVLTNGLLYRFFTDLEQPNKMDEKPFFEFNILDFKERDVEELKKFAKTAFDLDAILNTANELKYTRAIQTRLAEWMAQPSEDFVRLVSSDLIGARRFTPAVRDQFTLITRRAFDQLVGEKINERLKGAMSPEPLSVPDLAQVSAPTAVEPPTQPAVTEPPSITTQEEVDGFHIVRAIVRDLVSTKRVVMRDAMSYCAILLDDNNRKPICRLRFNNLEKLKIGLFNQNKEEEIVSIESSDDIYNHSERIRVVISSYLPSN, translated from the coding sequence ATGGACTTTGTTGACCAGCTGCGCCTGCTTGCGGCGCGCATCGTTAGTACGCGCGCGATGATTCAGACCGAAGAGGCCACCAAGAACGCAATGGTGATGCCTCTGATCCAGATCCTGGGATACAACGTCTTCGATCCGCTCGAAGTCACCCCAGAAATCGTGGCCGATATCGGCACCAAGAAAGGCGAGAAGGTCGACTACGCCATCTTGCGCGACGGTAAGCCGATCATCCTGTTCGAATGCAAGAAGGCAGGCGGCGACCTAAGCATCAACCATGCGGGACAGCTCTTTCGCTACTTCCACGTAACTGAGGCGCGCTTTGGCGTGCTCACGAATGGATTGCTCTATCGGTTCTTCACCGATCTGGAGCAGCCCAACAAGATGGACGAAAAGCCATTCTTCGAGTTCAACATCCTCGACTTCAAGGAACGCGATGTCGAAGAGCTCAAGAAGTTTGCGAAGACCGCATTCGACTTGGATGCAATACTCAATACGGCAAACGAACTGAAGTACACGCGCGCCATTCAGACACGCTTAGCCGAATGGATGGCACAGCCATCCGAAGACTTCGTCCGGCTCGTGTCGTCCGATCTCATCGGTGCACGTAGGTTCACCCCGGCGGTGCGGGACCAATTCACGTTAATTACTCGCCGTGCCTTCGACCAACTTGTGGGCGAGAAGATCAATGAGCGACTGAAGGGTGCGATGTCGCCGGAACCCCTATCGGTTCCAGATCTGGCCCAAGTATCGGCACCCACCGCCGTAGAGCCGCCGACGCAACCGGCCGTGACAGAGCCACCATCGATAACGACTCAGGAAGAAGTCGACGGCTTCCACATAGTGCGCGCAATCGTGCGGGACCTAGTCAGTACCAAGCGTGTCGTCATGAGAGACGCGATGAGCTATTGCGCGATCCTTCTCGATGACAATAACAGAAAGCCGATTTGCCGGCTACGCTTCAATAATTTGGAAAAGCTAAAGATTGGGTTGTTTAATCAGAACAAGGAAGAAGAGATCGTCAGCATCGAATCGTCGGACGACATTTACAACCATTCCGAGCGAATAAGAGTAGTTATATCTTCATATTTGCCAAGCAACTAA
- a CDS encoding SymE family type I addiction module toxin — MLTPEQVAAANAADLARQQRAPRRTRPPQHCTVGCGHYANGKRMPAVHLSGRWLEELGFAIGQTLHVRVRDGELVVSLATEE; from the coding sequence ATGCTGACACCCGAACAAGTCGCCGCCGCCAACGCCGCCGATCTCGCCCGCCAGCAACGCGCCCCGCGCCGCACGCGCCCACCGCAGCACTGCACCGTCGGCTGCGGCCACTACGCCAACGGCAAGCGCATGCCCGCCGTGCACCTGTCCGGCCGCTGGCTGGAAGAACTGGGCTTCGCCATCGGCCAGACCCTGCACGTGCGCGTGCGCGACGGCGAGCTGGTGGTGAGCCTGGCCACCGAGGAATGA
- a CDS encoding Dabb family protein, producing MTDRTRRDLIVAATALAAGVVATGSHAATSTPPNKAAFPPVVHHVFFWLKNPDSKEDLAKLLAGLRTLAGIDTVRGIHIGVPADTEQRGVVDGSYSASEILFFDDVAGQNAYQVHPIHKQFVADCEHLWQRVVVYDVKAVAP from the coding sequence ATGACCGATCGCACGCGCCGAGATCTCATCGTTGCCGCCACCGCGTTGGCGGCCGGCGTGGTGGCCACCGGCTCCCACGCAGCCACGTCCACGCCCCCCAACAAGGCAGCGTTCCCGCCGGTCGTGCACCACGTGTTCTTCTGGCTGAAGAATCCGGATTCCAAGGAGGATCTTGCCAAACTGCTGGCCGGTTTGCGAACGTTGGCCGGCATCGACACCGTGCGCGGCATCCACATCGGCGTGCCGGCGGATACCGAACAGCGCGGCGTCGTCGATGGCAGCTACAGCGCCTCGGAAATCCTGTTCTTCGACGATGTCGCCGGACAGAACGCCTATCAGGTCCATCCCATTCACAAGCAGTTCGTCGCCGATTGCGAGCACCTGTGGCAGCGCGTGGTCGTGTATGACGTCAAGGCCGTCGCGCCGTAG
- a CDS encoding LamG domain-containing protein: MLACLALPAFAAPAPATPELLFRVSADKGFDADIAQGDATPNFRDKVALVPTGVKGNAIEWADDGVLAWNAPGNLYTQRGTLSFFWRARYPVGEAPFVIFRVGYADHSSWDMAWLRIDWNGHGFDAFVTDANLARTRVSFTLDKIPAASAWTHLAFAWDETRGVRLYVDGKEAARADCAQVCAGGGSLDFDAALDQLGLAGRVMAPHQVQSRYNFLRGSDFDEIRIYDRMLDAAGAAALARQQEPRTAEPPRADAVRNAWLHRFGWDHGPAPPALDAPSTRIRKVEFADAKDLKQWMWKATDGIAETTWPGVYNRSRLPGRDDYFQLPDWNVYVEGGKALDLTLPDEPFNRIELRGAAYGQASYAAADETPAPLFQRSQGTVRSVDQFERRRGGHLRFANTAQETPIQEIWAYDVSAGAPPSDPSATLSYTVRSDIAPDYANLAALRGYIAGRYPQAERSTVVALPSKAPARKRSAEKSAAPPLPIVHVLIPSSLGDAPPDQPLMRSWSYGWENMHDGLDGIAIDLPALDLPATHDGLIPLNLRIKDPIWPARDMLDVSVSVKPGQARTLWLDLRDRILTNDSLMLSIASAAPGFDARALDGAQLRLLFKPRAQAKAEHIADRFNQVKDNWGFLVEEHTTSKRQLLYKRLDADIGDLLRVDPDNALGREYWNDISYGNQGALPVDLSTPPKGVPAWAFWQLEDLKATRRYINWWIDQRQVAYGDFGGGISDDSDLTQQWPGVALMGVDPDKLNASLTALSDANYRNGMFTDGLSTIETDELHAYEEGININSAMLYLNWGDPLTVERLMRTVKAFDTIIQVNPQGHLLFASNWFGGRKVYREPNWQWQKPYSFPVLHPAMLLGGYNADPNSRRIVTGLADGYLAHAYTNAKGQWALPNEINWTTGKTRGGELFEGSGGADTLHTFWAAYRWTGEARYLKPIDYRVANAGPAGLSLLNENFLDLLGKRDSWGADLAKAAAKPDAVPDFAHHAAWEATGDTAWLDALYRTETRDKLQSFYMNTEGHWWSDRVESPTVNLQRARLGGVALKRNQTYPGHTVSWRFADPEGAVQVALLLPKPRQDRFTVIGYNTGGKLQRAQMTGWNVAAGQWRLRSGLDRDGDGRIDGKPATREFAFEKSGAVDVEFPAGKTVVMEFELVAPAAVPVEQRPDLGIGRGDVRVSADAIEVTVHSLGHADAPAGFVVLEDARGRELARGAFPTLGAPRDLEPRIANVRLALSDGSGGKGARLRIVTDGEVDEVTKRNNAMDLH, from the coding sequence ATGCTGGCCTGCCTGGCACTCCCTGCCTTCGCCGCCCCTGCCCCCGCCACCCCCGAACTCCTGTTCCGCGTCTCCGCCGACAAAGGCTTCGACGCCGACATCGCCCAGGGCGACGCCACACCCAACTTCCGCGACAAGGTCGCCCTGGTCCCCACCGGCGTAAAGGGCAACGCGATCGAATGGGCCGACGACGGCGTGCTCGCCTGGAACGCCCCCGGCAACCTCTACACCCAGCGCGGCACGCTGTCCTTCTTCTGGCGCGCGCGCTACCCCGTCGGCGAAGCCCCGTTCGTGATCTTCCGCGTCGGCTACGCCGACCACAGCAGCTGGGACATGGCCTGGCTGCGCATCGACTGGAACGGCCACGGCTTCGACGCCTTCGTCACCGACGCCAACCTGGCGCGCACCCGCGTGTCGTTCACCCTCGACAAGATCCCCGCGGCCAGCGCCTGGACCCACCTCGCCTTCGCCTGGGACGAGACCCGTGGCGTGCGCCTGTACGTGGATGGCAAGGAAGCCGCGCGCGCCGATTGCGCGCAGGTCTGCGCCGGCGGCGGTTCGCTCGACTTCGATGCCGCGCTGGACCAGCTCGGCCTGGCCGGGCGGGTGATGGCGCCGCACCAGGTGCAGAGCCGCTACAACTTCCTGCGTGGCAGCGATTTCGACGAGATCCGCATCTACGACCGCATGCTCGATGCCGCCGGCGCCGCGGCCCTGGCCCGCCAGCAGGAACCGCGCACTGCTGAACCGCCGCGCGCCGACGCAGTACGCAACGCCTGGCTGCACCGTTTCGGCTGGGACCACGGCCCCGCCCCGCCCGCGCTGGACGCACCGTCCACCCGCATCCGCAAGGTCGAGTTCGCCGACGCCAAGGACCTCAAGCAGTGGATGTGGAAGGCCACCGACGGCATCGCCGAGACCACCTGGCCCGGCGTCTACAACCGCTCGCGCCTGCCCGGCCGCGACGACTACTTCCAGCTGCCGGACTGGAATGTCTACGTCGAAGGCGGCAAGGCGCTGGACCTCACGTTGCCCGACGAACCGTTCAACCGCATCGAACTGCGCGGCGCCGCCTACGGCCAGGCCAGCTACGCCGCAGCTGATGAAACACCCGCGCCGCTGTTCCAGCGCAGCCAGGGCACCGTGCGCAGCGTCGACCAGTTCGAGCGCCGCCGCGGCGGCCACCTGCGCTTCGCCAACACCGCGCAGGAAACCCCGATCCAGGAAATCTGGGCCTACGACGTGAGCGCCGGCGCACCGCCGTCCGACCCCAGCGCCACGCTCAGCTACACCGTGCGCAGCGACATCGCGCCGGACTACGCCAACCTCGCCGCGCTGCGCGGCTACATCGCCGGCCGCTACCCGCAGGCCGAACGCAGCACCGTGGTCGCGCTACCGAGCAAGGCGCCGGCGCGCAAGCGTAGTGCCGAAAAATCCGCCGCGCCGCCGCTGCCGATCGTGCACGTGCTGATCCCCTCCAGCCTCGGCGACGCCCCGCCGGACCAACCGCTGATGCGCAGCTGGTCCTACGGCTGGGAGAACATGCACGACGGCCTGGACGGCATCGCCATCGACCTGCCGGCGCTGGACCTGCCGGCCACCCATGACGGCCTGATCCCGCTCAACCTCCGCATCAAGGACCCGATCTGGCCGGCGCGCGACATGCTCGACGTGTCGGTGTCGGTCAAGCCCGGCCAGGCGCGCACGCTGTGGCTGGACCTGCGCGACCGCATCCTCACCAACGACAGCCTGATGCTCAGCATCGCCTCCGCCGCGCCCGGCTTCGATGCGCGCGCGCTGGACGGCGCGCAACTGCGCCTGCTGTTCAAGCCGCGCGCCCAAGCCAAGGCCGAACACATCGCCGACCGCTTCAACCAGGTCAAGGACAACTGGGGCTTCCTGGTCGAGGAACACACCACCTCCAAGCGCCAGCTGCTCTACAAGCGTCTGGATGCCGATATCGGCGACCTGCTGCGCGTGGACCCGGACAACGCGCTCGGCCGCGAATACTGGAACGATATCAGCTACGGCAACCAGGGCGCGCTGCCGGTGGACCTGTCCACCCCGCCCAAGGGCGTGCCGGCCTGGGCGTTCTGGCAACTGGAAGACCTCAAGGCCACGCGCCGCTACATCAACTGGTGGATCGACCAGCGGCAGGTGGCCTACGGCGATTTCGGCGGCGGCATCTCCGACGATTCCGACCTCACCCAGCAATGGCCGGGCGTGGCGCTGATGGGCGTGGACCCGGACAAGCTCAACGCCTCGCTGACCGCGCTGTCCGACGCCAACTACCGCAACGGCATGTTCACCGACGGCCTGTCCACCATCGAGACCGACGAACTGCATGCCTACGAAGAAGGCATCAACATCAACAGCGCCATGCTCTACCTCAACTGGGGCGACCCGCTGACGGTGGAACGCCTGATGCGCACGGTGAAGGCCTTCGACACCATCATCCAGGTCAACCCGCAAGGCCACCTGCTGTTCGCCAGCAACTGGTTCGGCGGGCGCAAGGTCTACCGCGAGCCGAACTGGCAGTGGCAGAAACCGTACTCGTTCCCGGTGCTGCACCCGGCCATGCTGCTCGGCGGCTACAACGCCGACCCCAACAGCCGCCGCATCGTCACCGGCCTGGCCGACGGCTATCTCGCCCACGCGTACACGAATGCCAAGGGCCAATGGGCGCTGCCCAACGAGATCAACTGGACCACCGGCAAGACCCGGGGCGGCGAACTGTTCGAAGGCAGCGGCGGCGCCGATACCCTGCACACCTTCTGGGCCGCGTACCGCTGGACCGGCGAGGCGCGCTATCTCAAGCCCATCGACTACCGCGTCGCCAACGCCGGCCCGGCCGGCCTGTCGTTGCTCAACGAGAATTTCCTGGACCTGCTCGGCAAGCGCGACAGCTGGGGCGCCGACCTGGCCAAGGCAGCTGCCAAACCGGATGCCGTCCCCGACTTCGCCCACCACGCCGCCTGGGAAGCCACCGGCGACACCGCCTGGCTGGATGCCCTGTACCGCACCGAGACCCGCGACAAACTGCAGAGCTTCTACATGAACACCGAAGGCCATTGGTGGAGCGACCGCGTCGAATCGCCCACCGTGAACCTGCAGCGCGCCCGCCTGGGCGGCGTTGCGCTCAAGCGCAACCAGACCTACCCCGGCCACACCGTCAGCTGGCGCTTCGCCGACCCCGAAGGCGCCGTGCAGGTGGCCCTGCTGCTGCCCAAGCCGCGCCAGGACCGCTTCACCGTCATCGGCTACAACACCGGCGGCAAGCTGCAGCGGGCGCAGATGACCGGGTGGAACGTCGCCGCCGGGCAATGGCGCCTGCGCTCGGGCCTCGATCGCGATGGCGACGGGCGCATCGACGGCAAGCCCGCCACGCGCGAGTTCGCCTTCGAGAAGAGCGGGGCGGTGGACGTGGAATTTCCGGCCGGCAAGACGGTGGTGATGGAGTTCGAACTGGTCGCGCCTGCGGCGGTGCCGGTGGAGCAGCGGCCGGATTTGGGGATTGGGCGCGGCGATGTGCGGGTGAGCGCCGATGCCATCGAGGTCACCGTGCACAGCCTGGGTCATGCGGATGCGCCGGCGGGATTCGTGGTACTGGAAGACGCGCGTGGCCGGGAATTGGCGCGGGGGGCGTTTCCTACGTTGGGGGCGCCGCGGGATTTGGAGCCGAGGATCGCGAACGTGCGGTTGGCGTTGTCGGATGGTAGTGGCGGCAAAGGCGCACGCCTGCGGATCGTTACCGATGGCGAAGTGGACGAGGTAACGAAGCGCAATAACGCGATGGATTTGCACTAA
- a CDS encoding excalibur calcium-binding domain-containing protein codes for MHAAIFVSTALIILLAPASAFAHPGGLNAEGCHNNRKTGDYHCHHGGGASGSRISAPQQSFVAPASSGGRPRSFANCSEARAAGAAPVRRGDPGYDSKLDRDNDGVGCE; via the coding sequence ATGCACGCTGCGATCTTCGTCTCCACCGCCCTGATTATCTTGCTCGCCCCAGCATCGGCATTCGCACATCCGGGCGGTCTGAATGCCGAAGGTTGCCATAACAACCGGAAGACCGGCGATTACCACTGCCACCATGGTGGTGGCGCTTCTGGCTCTCGCATCTCTGCCCCTCAGCAGAGCTTCGTCGCTCCCGCTTCGAGTGGTGGGCGTCCTCGTTCTTTTGCCAATTGCTCCGAAGCCCGGGCCGCGGGCGCCGCTCCCGTTCGCCGTGGTGATCCAGGTTACGATTCCAAGCTGGACCGCGACAATGATGGTGTTGGGTGCGAGTGA
- a CDS encoding sugar kinase, which yields MTASRFVCFGELLLRLGAPGHERLLQSPLLQVHVGGAEANVGVSLAHFGHDVAMVSVLPDNPLGEATAGELRRHGVDTRGVRFVPGRMGLYFLTTGAGHRPSEVTYDRAGSAFALAAADAYDWPALLRGAQWLHLSGVTPALGERGAAAALAAARSARDLGVRVSFDGNYRPKLWEAWNGDAPGILRQLLAQADVLFADYRDLGVVLGHQYPQDSAQARVQAGARDAFAAFPHLQAMACTQRVAHSVDHHSLGAMLLRRDGSVAQAPAEELTGIVDRIGGGDAFAAGVLHGLNQGWDDTATIRFGLAAGCLKHSVPGDFHPLGEAEVQACVGASRFDVKR from the coding sequence ATGACCGCTTCCCGCTTCGTCTGCTTCGGCGAGCTGCTGCTGCGCCTGGGCGCCCCCGGCCACGAGCGCCTGCTGCAATCGCCGCTGTTGCAGGTGCACGTGGGCGGTGCCGAGGCCAACGTCGGCGTGTCGCTGGCGCATTTCGGCCACGACGTGGCGATGGTCAGCGTGCTGCCGGACAACCCGCTGGGCGAGGCGACCGCCGGCGAACTGCGCCGGCACGGCGTGGACACCCGCGGCGTGCGCTTCGTGCCCGGGCGCATGGGCCTGTACTTCCTGACCACCGGCGCCGGGCACCGCCCCAGCGAAGTCACCTACGACCGCGCCGGCTCGGCCTTCGCGCTGGCCGCGGCGGACGCCTACGACTGGCCGGCGCTGCTGCGCGGCGCGCAGTGGCTGCACCTGTCCGGGGTGACCCCGGCCCTGGGCGAACGCGGCGCGGCGGCGGCGCTGGCGGCGGCGCGCAGCGCGCGCGACCTCGGCGTGCGCGTGTCGTTCGACGGCAACTACCGGCCCAAGCTGTGGGAGGCCTGGAACGGCGACGCGCCGGGCATCCTGCGCCAGCTGCTGGCGCAGGCCGACGTGCTGTTCGCCGACTACCGCGACCTGGGCGTGGTGCTGGGCCACCAGTACCCGCAGGACAGCGCGCAGGCGCGGGTGCAGGCCGGCGCGCGCGACGCCTTTGCCGCCTTCCCGCACCTGCAGGCGATGGCCTGCACCCAGCGCGTGGCGCACAGCGTGGACCACCACAGCCTGGGCGCGATGCTGCTGCGCCGCGACGGCAGCGTGGCGCAGGCCCCGGCCGAGGAACTCACCGGCATCGTCGACCGCATCGGCGGCGGCGACGCGTTCGCCGCGGGTGTGCTGCACGGCCTGAACCAGGGCTGGGACGACACCGCCACGATCCGCTTCGGCCTGGCCGCCG
- a CDS encoding TonB-dependent receptor, translated as MQSRTERRKTPVTLLALSIGLALQAGVLQAQEAPAQDVAPAAASSGQATELDTITVTGYRASVEKAMDLKRGETGMVDAIVAEDIADFPDLNLAESLQRIPGVVITRDAGEGRNISVRGLGPDFTRVRVNGMEALTTVGGSDQSGGSNRSRGFDFNVFASDLFTQLVVRKTASADVEEGSLGATVDLKTARPFDYDGFTLALNGQAGYNDMSNKADPRLAGLIANTWADGTFGALLSVAYSERQILEEGSNSGRWANGPSNGNFSAASPFAAARSADVFHPRFPRYTLMEHEQKRTGVTGSLQWKPGKGTQFSLDGLYSKIDAKRTEKYIEAISFSRGASQGGKPQTIVRDGYIDPNTGALLYGQFDDVDIRSEQRYDEWNTVFKQLTLNGEHKFSDVFKIDGQIGTSSSKHENPIQTTIIMDKLNVDGYSYDYRGNSRSPVFNYGVDPTDGSGWTLAEIRLRPQYVENTFDTGSLNFEWTLGPGFSLRGGVLAKDYTFKTRELRRASEVSVPTFAGGTRIVPVGMTELASLGGISGNPGTWVVPDLDAVADALDIYSGTGTFALAERAVNTRSVEEKDRGAWLMGQFGFDIGSIPVSGNLGVRYVKTKQESTGYATVGSALVQTTVNREYSDTLPSLNLVAEISPDFLVRFGAAKVMSRPGLGSLTPGVTVNVSGGARTVSGGNPDLEPIRAKTADLGFEWYFQDGAMLGAAVFYKDIESFVQTTRVTQPYSASGLPASLLDGTGAGVNDDFVFSVPLNTPGGDLKGVELNYTRPFSFLPGKWSNFGVQLNYTYVDSKIQYLTATGAASLETDLTGLSKNSYNGTLFYQGEQLSARVSYTHRDDYLTQVPATETGFDVHGMTAVNTVDASISWKIDDHLELSLEGINLTNEPSDEWVGSSSQLPLQYSETGRQYLLGVRYKF; from the coding sequence ATGCAATCTCGTACCGAACGCCGGAAGACACCGGTTACCTTGCTCGCGCTTTCGATCGGCCTGGCCCTGCAGGCCGGGGTGCTGCAGGCGCAGGAGGCTCCGGCACAGGACGTCGCGCCTGCCGCCGCGTCTTCCGGCCAGGCCACCGAACTGGACACCATCACCGTCACCGGCTACCGCGCCAGCGTGGAGAAGGCGATGGACCTCAAGCGCGGCGAGACCGGGATGGTCGATGCCATCGTCGCCGAGGACATCGCCGACTTCCCCGACCTCAACCTGGCCGAATCACTGCAGCGCATCCCCGGCGTGGTCATCACCCGCGATGCCGGCGAAGGCCGCAACATCTCGGTGCGCGGCCTGGGCCCGGACTTCACCCGGGTGCGGGTCAACGGCATGGAAGCGCTGACCACGGTCGGCGGCTCGGACCAGTCTGGCGGCTCCAACCGCAGCCGCGGCTTCGACTTCAACGTGTTCGCCTCGGACCTGTTCACCCAGCTGGTGGTGCGCAAGACCGCCTCGGCCGACGTCGAGGAAGGCTCGCTCGGCGCGACCGTGGACCTGAAGACCGCGCGCCCGTTCGACTACGACGGCTTCACCCTGGCCCTCAACGGCCAGGCCGGCTACAACGACATGTCCAACAAGGCCGATCCGCGCCTGGCCGGGCTGATCGCCAACACCTGGGCCGACGGCACCTTCGGCGCGCTGCTGTCGGTGGCGTACTCGGAGCGGCAGATCCTGGAAGAAGGCAGCAACAGCGGGCGCTGGGCCAACGGCCCCAGCAACGGCAACTTCAGTGCCGCCTCGCCGTTCGCCGCCGCGCGCAGCGCCGATGTGTTCCACCCGCGCTTCCCGCGCTACACGCTGATGGAACACGAGCAGAAGCGCACCGGCGTGACCGGCTCGCTGCAGTGGAAGCCGGGCAAGGGCACCCAGTTCTCGCTGGACGGCCTGTACTCCAAGATCGACGCCAAGCGCACCGAGAAGTACATCGAGGCGATCTCCTTCAGCCGCGGCGCCTCGCAGGGCGGCAAGCCGCAGACCATCGTGCGCGACGGCTATATCGACCCGAACACCGGCGCGCTGCTGTACGGGCAGTTCGACGACGTGGACATCCGCTCCGAGCAGCGCTACGACGAGTGGAATACCGTGTTCAAGCAGCTCACCCTCAACGGCGAGCACAAGTTCAGCGACGTCTTCAAGATCGACGGCCAGATCGGCACCTCCAGTTCCAAGCACGAGAACCCGATCCAGACCACGATCATCATGGACAAGCTCAACGTCGACGGCTACAGCTACGACTACCGCGGCAACAGCCGCTCGCCGGTGTTCAACTATGGTGTCGATCCCACCGACGGCAGCGGCTGGACCCTGGCGGAAATCCGCCTGCGTCCGCAGTACGTGGAAAACACCTTCGACACCGGCAGCCTGAACTTCGAGTGGACCCTGGGCCCGGGCTTCAGCCTGCGCGGCGGCGTGCTGGCCAAGGACTACACCTTCAAGACCCGCGAGCTGCGCCGCGCTTCGGAAGTGTCGGTGCCGACCTTCGCCGGCGGCACCCGCATCGTGCCGGTCGGCATGACCGAGCTGGCCAGCCTCGGCGGCATCAGCGGCAACCCGGGCACCTGGGTGGTTCCGGATCTCGACGCCGTGGCCGACGCGCTGGACATCTACAGCGGTACCGGCACCTTCGCCCTGGCCGAGCGCGCGGTGAACACCCGCAGCGTCGAGGAGAAGGACCGCGGCGCGTGGCTGATGGGCCAGTTCGGCTTCGACATCGGCTCGATCCCGGTCAGCGGCAACCTCGGCGTGCGCTACGTCAAGACCAAGCAGGAATCCACCGGCTACGCCACGGTCGGCAGCGCGCTGGTGCAGACCACGGTCAACCGCGAGTACAGCGACACGCTGCCCTCGCTGAACCTGGTCGCCGAGATCTCGCCGGACTTCCTGGTGCGCTTCGGCGCGGCCAAGGTGATGTCGCGTCCCGGCCTGGGCAGCCTGACCCCGGGCGTCACCGTCAACGTCTCCGGCGGCGCGCGTACCGTCAGCGGCGGCAACCCGGACCTGGAGCCGATCCGCGCCAAGACCGCCGACCTGGGCTTCGAGTGGTACTTCCAGGACGGTGCGATGCTGGGCGCGGCGGTGTTCTACAAGGACATCGAGAGCTTCGTGCAGACCACCCGCGTGACCCAGCCGTACTCGGCCAGCGGCCTGCCCGCCAGCCTGCTCGACGGCACCGGCGCCGGCGTCAACGACGACTTCGTGTTCTCCGTGCCGCTCAACACCCCCGGCGGCGACCTGAAGGGCGTCGAGCTCAACTACACCCGGCCCTTCAGCTTCCTGCCGGGCAAGTGGAGCAACTTCGGCGTGCAGCTGAACTACACCTACGTCGATTCGAAGATCCAGTACCTGACCGCGACCGGCGCGGCCTCGCTGGAAACCGACCTGACCGGCCTGTCGAAGAACTCGTACAACGGCACCCTGTTCTACCAGGGCGAGCAGCTGAGCGCGCGCGTGTCCTACACCCACCGCGACGACTACCTGACCCAGGTGCCGGCCACCGAAACCGGCTTCGACGTGCACGGCATGACCGCGGTCAACACGGTGGACGCCTCGATCAGCTGGAAGATCGACGACCACCTGGAGCTGAGCCTGGAAGGCATCAACCTGACCAACGAACCGTCCGACGAATGGGTCGGCTCCTCCTCGCAGCTGCCGTTGCAGTACAGCGAGACCGGCCGCCAGTACCTGCTCGGCGTGCGCTACAAGTTCTGA